A stretch of Clostridia bacterium DNA encodes these proteins:
- a CDS encoding PTS sugar transporter subunit IIA, with translation MASIFGGKLKKIGNAFSGKDQVESAGVEEVKENSVLLTQNVITGLSSEGKWDAIKRAGELLMNSGYVEEGYIPAMAEREELITTYIGNHLAIPHGIGEAAGFIKETGIVVLQYPEGVDFGEGNVAYIVIGIAGKGDEHMTILGSIAGIFQDAEKAKEIATIEDAEEIYNLFTNVGVLK, from the coding sequence ATGGCTAGCATATTTGGAGGAAAACTAAAAAAGATCGGTAATGCCTTTAGTGGAAAAGACCAGGTGGAATCGGCAGGAGTAGAGGAAGTAAAAGAGAACTCAGTGTTGCTAACCCAGAATGTGATAACTGGACTTTCTTCTGAAGGCAAATGGGATGCCATAAAAAGAGCGGGTGAGCTCCTAATGAATAGCGGCTACGTTGAAGAAGGTTACATTCCAGCCATGGCAGAAAGAGAAGAGCTGATTACTACCTATATAGGCAACCATCTTGCGATTCCTCATGGTATCGGCGAAGCAGCCGGTTTCATCAAAGAAACTGGAATCGTGGTTCTGCAGTATCCGGAAGGTGTTGATTTCGGTGAAGGAAATGTAGCGTATATCGTAATTGGTATCGCTGGTAAGGGCGATGAACACATGACCATATTGGGCAGCATAGCAGGTATCTTCCAGGATGCAGAAAAAGCGAAGGAAATAGCTACAATAGAGGATGCAGAGGAAATTTATAATCTGTTTACAAATGTGGGGGTATTGAAATGA
- a CDS encoding BglG family transcription antiterminator, with the protein MLLSSRSKQIIAFLAQQADYVTYEEIGKQIGVSGRTVLREMDTVEEWLSDRNLELIKKSRYGIRIEGNQEEKNDLISELGNVTVYKAYTSKERQDIMLLDLIQSEEESKQYYYSSLLDVSDATISQDLHKLEERLKEQDVSIQRKPGSGIKLVGSETAKRQLLLNVFYDHLSKKQVLNIIRKELYGRKQNISAKSQAIQRLLYLISPDKLMDLETIVNKVIDEHDYPIADSSKLGLIVHLVLAVERVKNDEKITINEDVFKELKQSDEYTLADLILKEIEKEYGLDMPEDEGGYITMHIKGSRMKDVESNNFENELPNIDAIRITNTIIGKAEELTGLSLNEDGQLYNGLIVHLRPMLARMKMGLEIRNPLLEDIKKRYPAYFEFALTSQKPLEDYLGQPIPEEETGYICMHIGAAVERIRGLTRRRPRAIVTCTTGIGTSKMLAIRLEKEVPEIDVVDILSVIEINEEKVKVSGADLIISTVDLEYKELPVIVVSPMLSEKDANRLKNAIVTLPIEDYLESDSKGIAKSDDKAISQEDLIESIKRRTEYGQAIINFLEHATKDYSREASVEGVLREYIERYFEEEKRENVYLSLMRREELGSIILEDHELAFLHCKAEEVTGLYCGTVSVELPLTHQGKDVRTVVVLIAPQEASAIEIDVVSEFSRQLVQSKELVHAILNGEETELKDTLSEIYRRLLERI; encoded by the coding sequence ATGTTGCTAAGCTCACGAAGTAAACAAATCATAGCTTTTCTGGCTCAACAGGCTGACTATGTCACATATGAGGAAATTGGGAAACAAATCGGGGTAAGTGGCAGAACAGTCCTTAGAGAAATGGATACAGTCGAGGAGTGGCTATCAGATAGAAACTTGGAACTCATTAAGAAGAGTAGATACGGTATTCGGATTGAGGGGAACCAGGAAGAAAAGAATGATCTGATCAGTGAGCTTGGTAACGTAACGGTGTACAAGGCATACACTTCAAAGGAACGGCAGGATATAATGCTGCTGGACCTGATTCAATCGGAGGAGGAATCGAAGCAGTATTACTATTCCTCCCTGCTGGATGTATCTGATGCGACCATCAGTCAGGACCTGCATAAACTTGAGGAACGACTTAAGGAACAGGATGTTTCGATCCAAAGAAAACCTGGGTCAGGCATTAAGCTCGTAGGATCCGAAACAGCCAAACGGCAGCTGCTCCTCAATGTCTTTTATGACCACTTATCGAAAAAGCAGGTCCTGAACATCATCCGCAAAGAACTATATGGAAGAAAGCAGAATATTAGTGCTAAAAGCCAGGCCATCCAAAGACTGCTCTACCTGATCAGTCCGGATAAGCTCATGGACCTGGAAACCATTGTGAACAAGGTAATCGATGAACATGACTATCCCATAGCGGACAGCTCTAAGCTGGGGCTCATCGTTCACCTGGTACTGGCTGTTGAACGTGTAAAAAATGATGAGAAAATTACTATCAATGAGGATGTATTTAAGGAACTGAAACAGAGTGATGAATATACATTAGCAGATCTTATCTTAAAGGAAATCGAAAAAGAATACGGACTGGATATGCCGGAGGATGAAGGTGGATACATCACCATGCATATCAAGGGTTCTCGGATGAAGGATGTGGAGAGTAACAATTTCGAAAACGAATTGCCGAACATTGATGCCATAAGGATTACCAATACAATTATTGGCAAAGCAGAAGAATTGACGGGACTTAGTCTGAACGAAGACGGACAGCTGTACAATGGGCTGATTGTCCATCTGAGACCCATGCTGGCCAGGATGAAAATGGGTTTGGAAATAAGAAACCCACTGTTAGAGGACATAAAGAAGAGGTATCCGGCCTATTTCGAATTTGCACTTACGTCACAAAAACCGCTGGAAGACTATTTAGGGCAGCCAATCCCTGAGGAAGAAACCGGCTACATATGCATGCACATTGGTGCAGCAGTTGAGAGAATCAGGGGGCTTACGAGAAGAAGACCCAGGGCCATCGTGACCTGTACAACGGGAATAGGAACATCGAAAATGTTGGCTATTCGCTTGGAAAAGGAAGTGCCGGAAATCGATGTAGTAGACATTCTTTCAGTAATCGAAATCAATGAGGAAAAGGTTAAAGTAAGCGGAGCAGACCTGATCATATCGACAGTCGATCTGGAGTACAAAGAATTGCCGGTGATTGTAGTATCACCGATGCTTTCTGAAAAGGATGCCAACCGACTGAAGAACGCAATTGTTACGCTTCCCATTGAGGATTATCTGGAGAGCGATAGTAAGGGAATTGCAAAAAGTGATGACAAGGCCATATCACAAGAGGACCTGATTGAAAGCATAAAGCGTAGGACCGAGTACGGTCAAGCAATCATAAACTTCCTGGAACACGCTACGAAAGACTACTCGAGAGAGGCTTCAGTGGAAGGAGTGTTACGGGAATACATTGAAAGGTATTTTGAGGAAGAAAAAAGAGAGAACGTGTATTTAAGCCTGATGAGACGGGAAGAACTGGGCAGCATCATACTGGAAGATCACGAACTAGCCTTCTTACATTGCAAGGCTGAAGAAGTAACAGGCTTGTATTGTGGAACGGTGAGTGTAGAGCTACCGCTTACACATCAGGGGAAAGACGTCAGAACTGTTGTGGTTCTGATTGCCCCGCAGGAAGCAAGTGCCATTGAGATTGATGTGGTTAGTGAATTCAGCAGGCAGTTAGTGCAGTCTAAGGAATTGGTTCATGCAATCTTGAATGGGGAAGAAACAGAGCTGAAGGATACTTTGTCAGAGATTTACAGAAGACTGTTGGAGAGAATTTAG
- a CDS encoding PTS mannitol transporter subunit IICBA, translating into MSTDTNKGSSSERIQNFGRALSGMVMPNIGAFIAWGFITALFIETGWLPNASLAEMVGPMIVYLLPLLIGYTGGKIVGGVSGGVVGAVATMGVIVSASIPMFMGAMIVGPLGGLCAKKFDEAVHGKIKPGFEMLVNNFGHGIIAVILAILSLKAFGPAVLRLTGVINAGVEGIVSRGLLPIVSLIVEPAKVLFLNNALNHGIFGPLGVVEVADAGKSIFFLLETNPGPGLGILLAYWVFSKGMIKSSAPGAIIIHFLGGIHEIYFPYVLMKPILVLAVIAGGASGVATFSLLGAGLVATPAPGSIFALIAMTPKGGLFPVLAGVVVSTVVSFLVAGLFLRKADFDKEELDDAKKTAVDMKGKESSVIKTSSVKKIVVACDAGMGSSAMGATILRNKVKAAGLDIEVINTSIENIPQDADIVITQEVLTARAREAAKNAEHISIDNFMGTPLYDELVERLKK; encoded by the coding sequence ATGTCTACTGATACTAATAAGGGAAGCAGCAGCGAAAGGATTCAAAACTTCGGAAGAGCGCTAAGCGGAATGGTTATGCCGAACATCGGTGCATTTATCGCTTGGGGATTTATCACGGCTTTATTTATTGAAACTGGGTGGCTGCCAAATGCATCATTAGCAGAAATGGTTGGACCGATGATCGTCTATCTGTTGCCGCTGTTGATTGGTTATACCGGCGGTAAGATAGTTGGCGGAGTAAGCGGTGGTGTAGTTGGTGCCGTTGCTACCATGGGTGTTATCGTTTCAGCGAGTATTCCGATGTTCATGGGCGCCATGATTGTTGGACCACTCGGCGGACTATGTGCCAAGAAGTTTGATGAAGCAGTACATGGAAAAATCAAGCCCGGATTTGAAATGCTGGTTAATAACTTTGGACATGGCATCATTGCTGTAATCCTGGCGATCCTGTCCCTGAAAGCATTCGGTCCTGCAGTATTAAGATTAACAGGAGTAATAAATGCAGGTGTTGAAGGCATCGTATCCAGAGGCCTCTTGCCAATCGTATCCCTGATTGTTGAACCCGCCAAGGTTCTATTCCTTAATAACGCACTGAACCACGGAATATTTGGTCCACTTGGTGTTGTAGAGGTTGCGGATGCAGGCAAGTCAATATTCTTCTTGTTGGAAACCAACCCTGGTCCTGGTCTAGGTATCCTGCTCGCTTACTGGGTATTCAGCAAAGGCATGATCAAGAGCAGTGCTCCTGGTGCCATCATCATTCACTTCCTTGGTGGTATCCACGAAATCTATTTCCCATACGTACTGATGAAGCCGATTCTGGTTCTGGCTGTTATCGCTGGTGGAGCAAGTGGTGTAGCAACATTTAGTCTGCTGGGCGCTGGCCTTGTAGCGACTCCGGCACCAGGAAGTATTTTCGCATTGATTGCTATGACTCCCAAGGGTGGATTGTTCCCAGTATTGGCAGGTGTTGTTGTTTCAACCGTTGTTTCATTCTTGGTAGCTGGCTTATTCCTAAGAAAAGCAGATTTCGATAAAGAGGAATTAGACGATGCCAAGAAGACCGCAGTAGATATGAAGGGCAAGGAATCTTCCGTAATTAAGACCTCTTCTGTAAAGAAAATCGTTGTAGCCTGTGATGCAGGTATGGGTTCAAGTGCGATGGGCGCTACGATACTTAGAAACAAGGTGAAGGCAGCCGGCTTGGATATTGAAGTAATCAATACTTCTATTGAAAACATCCCGCAGGATGCAGATATTGTAATCACTCAGGAAGTTCTGACGGCAAGAGCTCGGGAAGCAGCCAAGAATGCAGAGCATATCTCTATTGACAACTTCATGGGAACCCCATTATATGATGAATTGGTGGAGCGCCTGAAAAAGTAA
- a CDS encoding HAMP domain-containing histidine kinase, giving the protein MIKKTRIKFAIVIVLSLMSLLAALLINLNVTMDQTRDRNINETLDILVMTYNTDIPLKVTNAYEYLIVIVDEQDRIEDVIFGQEAVSKEMIETYREQVKLQNVKRGEIAEYRYLVKKYQGGSVIAFVNTQTDNIMLKTLREKSIRIALIGTLIIVLLSYYFSKFITKPLEMAVRKQRDFISDASHELKTPLSIIKINSTLLKNNPMDSEHLKEIDIQVNRMSELVNELLVLAKLENQGEKEAFQEFDISKTISRSLLQLELVAYEHDRELKYDIEENIMYKGIQKDFVTMVDALVDNAIKYSTERSDIIVAFKLSGKEKILTISNESSEMTKDECQRIFDGFYRLDSSRSAQVPGFGIGLSVVKRIVQKHGGTVSADYGEGIFTIKVVL; this is encoded by the coding sequence GTGATTAAAAAAACTAGAATCAAGTTTGCGATTGTTATCGTGTTATCCCTAATGAGTTTGTTGGCAGCACTTCTTATCAATTTGAATGTCACGATGGATCAAACGAGAGATAGAAATATTAATGAAACCTTGGATATCCTGGTTATGACTTACAATACGGATATTCCCTTAAAAGTGACGAATGCTTATGAGTACTTAATTGTTATAGTTGATGAGCAGGATAGAATTGAAGATGTAATTTTTGGTCAAGAGGCAGTATCAAAAGAAATGATTGAAACGTATAGAGAACAAGTGAAGTTGCAAAACGTCAAACGTGGTGAAATTGCAGAGTACCGGTATCTTGTCAAAAAATATCAAGGCGGTAGTGTCATTGCTTTTGTGAATACGCAAACAGACAATATCATGTTAAAGACGTTACGGGAGAAATCTATTCGGATTGCACTGATTGGTACACTTATAATTGTACTTCTTTCTTATTATTTTTCTAAATTCATTACTAAGCCACTTGAGATGGCAGTAAGAAAACAAAGGGACTTCATATCGGATGCTTCTCATGAACTTAAAACACCGTTATCCATTATAAAAATAAATAGTACATTACTAAAAAATAACCCAATGGATTCTGAACACTTAAAGGAAATTGATATACAAGTCAATCGAATGTCAGAGCTTGTCAATGAATTGTTGGTGCTTGCTAAACTTGAAAACCAAGGGGAAAAGGAAGCGTTTCAAGAATTCGATATAAGTAAGACGATTTCACGGTCATTATTGCAATTAGAACTTGTTGCCTATGAACATGATAGAGAACTGAAATATGATATCGAAGAAAATATCATGTATAAAGGTATTCAAAAAGACTTTGTTACGATGGTGGATGCATTGGTTGATAATGCAATAAAGTATAGTACTGAACGAAGTGATATCATTGTTGCTTTCAAGCTTAGTGGTAAGGAGAAGATTCTAACTATTAGTAATGAATCAAGTGAAATGACTAAGGATGAGTGCCAAAGAATATTCGATGGTTTCTATAGATTAGATTCTTCAAGGTCAGCACAGGTTCCAGGGTTTGGCATTGGTCTTTCCGTGGTTAAAAGAATCGTACAGAAGCACGGTGGCACAGTCAGTGCAGACTACGGAGAAGGTATATTTACAATTAAAGTGGTCTTGTAA
- a CDS encoding response regulator transcription factor codes for MKILIVEDELALAKAIEKLVVQSGYIADVVHDGIEALYFLEQVEYDAVILDVMMPKMNGYEVLRKLRSQENFVPVIMLTAKSELGDKLKGFKVGADDYLTKPFEPEELLVRIKAVARRKRVYIPDRQTFLDLTIDRDHHTFSVGEESIRVNAKEFLIMEMFIQNKNQIISKERIRENICGYDYNGEYNQVEVYISFIRKKLKSIGSEVKIKVHRNIGYSVGDCRD; via the coding sequence ATGAAAATATTAATAGTAGAAGATGAATTAGCCCTTGCGAAAGCGATAGAAAAGCTAGTTGTTCAAAGTGGTTATATAGCGGATGTTGTCCATGATGGAATAGAGGCATTATATTTCTTGGAACAAGTGGAGTATGATGCGGTTATATTAGATGTGATGATGCCCAAAATGAATGGGTATGAGGTTTTAAGAAAACTTAGGAGTCAAGAGAACTTTGTGCCCGTTATTATGCTTACAGCAAAGTCAGAATTAGGTGATAAATTAAAAGGTTTTAAGGTTGGAGCAGATGATTATTTAACAAAGCCTTTTGAACCTGAGGAATTGTTAGTAAGGATTAAAGCAGTGGCAAGAAGAAAAAGAGTGTATATTCCGGATAGACAAACCTTTTTGGATTTAACGATAGATCGAGACCATCATACTTTTTCAGTTGGTGAAGAATCAATCAGGGTGAATGCAAAAGAATTTCTAATTATGGAAATGTTTATTCAAAATAAGAACCAGATTATTTCTAAGGAAAGAATTAGGGAAAACATATGTGGTTATGATTACAATGGTGAATATAACCAAGTAGAGGTATATATTTCCTTTATTAGAAAAAAACTGAAATCCATTGGCTCAGAAGTGAAAATAAAAGTGCACAGAAATATTGGTTATTCTGTAGGTGATTGTCGTGATTAA
- a CDS encoding DUF1566 domain-containing protein, whose product MKKAIVILLIGMLLISGCKTNEVEQKVSEVITVDAKTSLEDMKPNDKSEIETTLDAGKESFSVITVGTGTPKYSDSQASASTLIQYNGGYYLVDCGDGSNRNLLASDFSFKDLRAILFTHHHIDHTTDFFDIYSKSFLSNDAPIDIIGPPRTEKFVSFLSDVYLDDLLYRKSNIKEIDESYKDVILNYANTSEVIDAGHFVIDGLDIEAAEMTHTMYNLAYRFEADDKSIVVSGDVSYDENLIEFAKDADILVIDGALYTEKDNTTARNNMEPFYEYGGNFDVEAHLTFDEMVEIAVKSNVSTLVVTHYNSTDQDRISRSINKIKETFDGEVIYARDMLEIGIEAEETINITEDTPKDISMVTNSYNIVDTNQVEFYSDQNKIESPSIGEEFYGQDASYTGNTPAYTDNKDGTISDKITGLMWAQDMGEKMSYDEAVVFANNSNLGGYDDWRIPTIKELYSLIQFDGRVMGEKATENLFIDTDYFNQPLGDTSSGEREIDAQTWSSTKYVGTTMRGDETIFGVNFVDGRIKGYPTYIKRTSTDNAMYFRLVRGNTAYGENNFVDNGDGTITDLATGLTWQQNDSGYGMDWGAALDYAENLDYAGYDDWRLPNAKELQSIVDYTRSLQTTDSAAIDELFNTSSILDINGNTNYPYFWTSTSHLDGVNPYSYGVYFAFGEALGVMNDTLMDVHGAGAQRSDPKSGDESDYPSTFGPQGDIRMVYNYVRCVRND is encoded by the coding sequence ATGAAAAAAGCAATCGTAATACTGCTAATCGGAATGCTTCTTATTTCCGGATGCAAAACAAATGAAGTAGAGCAAAAGGTAAGCGAAGTTATAACTGTAGATGCAAAGACAAGTTTGGAAGATATGAAACCGAATGATAAATCGGAAATTGAAACGACCTTGGATGCAGGTAAAGAAAGCTTTAGTGTTATTACTGTAGGTACTGGAACACCTAAATACTCGGATTCTCAAGCGAGTGCAAGTACACTAATCCAGTATAATGGTGGATACTATTTAGTGGATTGTGGTGATGGCAGCAATCGTAATTTATTAGCATCGGATTTTAGCTTTAAGGATTTAAGAGCGATACTGTTTACACACCATCACATTGATCATACGACGGATTTTTTTGATATTTATAGTAAGAGCTTTTTATCGAATGATGCACCCATTGATATTATTGGACCGCCAAGAACGGAGAAATTTGTTAGCTTTTTAAGCGATGTCTATTTAGACGATTTGCTGTATCGTAAGTCGAACATTAAAGAAATAGACGAATCGTACAAGGATGTCATCCTTAACTATGCGAATACTAGTGAAGTAATAGATGCAGGACATTTTGTAATCGATGGTCTGGATATAGAAGCGGCAGAAATGACGCATACCATGTACAACCTAGCCTATAGGTTTGAAGCCGACGATAAGTCCATAGTAGTTAGTGGGGATGTTTCATATGATGAAAATTTAATTGAGTTTGCAAAAGATGCAGATATTCTAGTGATTGATGGTGCTCTGTATACAGAAAAAGATAACACTACAGCTAGAAATAACATGGAACCCTTCTATGAGTACGGCGGTAATTTCGATGTGGAAGCACACTTGACGTTTGATGAAATGGTCGAGATAGCAGTTAAGTCTAATGTATCAACCTTAGTTGTTACACATTATAATTCAACAGACCAAGACCGGATTAGTAGAAGCATTAATAAAATTAAGGAAACGTTTGATGGTGAAGTAATCTATGCACGGGATATGCTAGAAATAGGGATAGAAGCGGAGGAAACAATTAACATTACTGAAGATACGCCAAAAGATATCAGCATGGTAACGAATTCATATAATATCGTGGATACAAATCAAGTAGAGTTTTATAGTGATCAAAATAAAATAGAATCGCCTTCTATTGGAGAAGAATTTTATGGACAAGATGCAAGTTATACCGGTAATACGCCAGCTTATACAGATAACAAAGATGGCACTATTTCTGATAAGATAACCGGTCTTATGTGGGCGCAGGACATGGGTGAGAAAATGTCATACGATGAAGCCGTTGTATTTGCCAATAATAGTAATTTGGGTGGCTATGACGATTGGAGGATTCCTACAATTAAAGAACTCTATTCTTTAATTCAATTTGACGGACGTGTTATGGGGGAAAAAGCGACGGAGAATTTGTTTATTGATACGGATTATTTTAATCAACCGTTAGGTGATACATCGAGTGGTGAACGAGAAATAGACGCTCAAACCTGGTCAAGTACAAAGTATGTTGGAACGACCATGCGAGGAGATGAAACAATTTTTGGTGTTAATTTTGTTGATGGAAGAATTAAAGGATATCCTACATATATAAAAAGAACTAGTACGGATAACGCTATGTATTTTAGACTTGTCAGAGGCAATACAGCTTATGGTGAAAACAACTTTGTTGACAATGGAGATGGCACGATTACAGACTTGGCAACGGGTCTTACCTGGCAGCAAAATGATAGTGGCTATGGTATGGACTGGGGAGCAGCTCTAGATTACGCAGAAAACCTGGATTATGCAGGTTACGATGATTGGAGATTACCGAATGCGAAAGAACTTCAAAGTATTGTAGATTATACCCGTAGTTTACAAACAACAGATTCAGCAGCCATTGATGAATTGTTTAATACAAGTTCGATTTTGGATATAAACGGCAATACCAATTATCCTTATTTTTGGACTTCAACGTCACATCTTGATGGTGTAAATCCATATTCATACGGGGTATATTTTGCTTTTGGTGAGGCCCTAGGTGTGATGAATGATACTTTAATGGATGTTCATGGAGCTGGAGCGCAAAGAAGTGATCCTAAAAGTGGAGATGAAAGTGATTATCCATCAACATTTGGTCCGCAAGGCGATATTAGAATGGTCTATAATTACGTTCGTTGCGTAAGAAATGATTAG
- a CDS encoding GntR family transcriptional regulator, whose amino-acid sequence MPSNDSLTNQVIKKVKKDIQVNNIAPDQIITENQLCNELNISRTPVREALIHLTSDGILKKVPRKGYAVQKIDTKTKLDTYTLFSTLESLAATLAVDHLTEDDLMKMREYIDRINIALKYKNCSDYYFLNDKFHNVYINKCDNEPLIKMIRELEASPINRSYVGSCSERLLSAFSECNDDHHLLVELFEKKDIAGINEFHRKHWETKHVDMI is encoded by the coding sequence ATGCCTTCAAATGACTCACTTACAAATCAGGTAATCAAAAAAGTCAAAAAAGACATTCAAGTCAACAATATTGCACCAGACCAAATTATAACCGAAAATCAATTATGCAATGAATTGAATATTAGTAGAACGCCAGTAAGAGAAGCCCTTATCCATCTTACCTCCGATGGAATTCTTAAAAAAGTTCCACGTAAAGGCTACGCCGTGCAAAAAATTGATACGAAAACCAAATTAGATACGTACACACTGTTTAGCACATTAGAATCTCTTGCTGCAACCTTAGCGGTAGACCATCTCACAGAAGATGATCTTATGAAGATGAGAGAATACATTGACAGAATTAACATTGCACTAAAATACAAAAACTGTTCAGATTACTATTTCCTAAACGACAAATTCCACAACGTCTACATCAACAAATGTGACAACGAACCACTCATTAAAATGATTCGGGAATTAGAGGCAAGTCCAATCAACAGATCCTATGTGGGTAGCTGCAGTGAACGCCTGCTCTCTGCCTTCAGTGAATGTAATGATGACCATCATCTGCTCGTCGAGCTATTTGAGAAAAAGGATATTGCAGGAATCAATGAATTTCATCGAAAACACTGGGAAACCAAACACGTGGATATGATTTAA
- a CDS encoding sodium:solute symporter family protein, translating to MSFIDSTIIVVYLVVLLCVGVYANKRQNDMVDYYVAGKSAGVFSITSLWLSSWIGGAAIMGCSAKAFEMGITAMWFVGANAIGCLLFAFTFSGIIKRIGDNLNQLTYPDFIESRYDSRSRVIATITTIVAYIAYTSSQLVAAGSILHILTGLDLGWSFVIATIIIVVYTSIGGFKAVTYTDWIQFILLIVGVVLVGVPLVTSQMGGISAIGTLPDSYFDIGAWGWPTIISMTVAQIFTFYTSMDSYTRCFAAKDEKTAVKGTVYAAIGIVIIALSTTYLGLAAKVLMPNFEAGNSLLTTLIIRSYPVGIKGLALVGILSAVMSTADICILTASANVTNDIYKRYINKNASQRVLLKVGIASSLVIGTFSAIMAWKMMDIINILFVAFTINSAGLFVPTILGVFWKKGTSRASFISMTLSLVTVLVWYGASSLGLAGIFSAPPLWPGLAVSFVSYLYFSLKGNKGAGESDHTKRFMNALNSPE from the coding sequence ATGTCATTTATTGATTCAACAATAATAGTTGTATATTTAGTTGTTTTGCTTTGTGTTGGCGTGTACGCAAACAAGAGACAAAACGATATGGTAGATTACTATGTTGCTGGAAAGAGTGCAGGAGTATTTTCAATAACCAGCTTGTGGCTGTCATCCTGGATTGGCGGGGCGGCAATCATGGGATGCTCAGCCAAAGCCTTTGAAATGGGAATAACGGCCATGTGGTTTGTTGGCGCAAATGCAATTGGTTGTTTGCTTTTTGCTTTTACCTTTTCAGGTATTATTAAGCGAATTGGTGATAATCTAAATCAATTGACCTATCCGGATTTTATTGAATCTAGATATGATTCACGGAGTAGAGTGATTGCAACGATTACGACAATTGTGGCCTATATTGCTTATACTTCTAGTCAATTGGTAGCAGCTGGTAGCATTTTACATATACTAACAGGGCTTGACTTGGGTTGGTCTTTTGTAATTGCTACAATAATAATTGTTGTCTATACTTCAATAGGTGGATTCAAAGCAGTTACCTATACTGATTGGATTCAGTTTATTCTATTAATAGTAGGTGTTGTTCTTGTGGGTGTACCATTGGTAACATCACAAATGGGTGGCATTTCAGCAATTGGGACGCTGCCAGATTCATATTTTGATATTGGTGCCTGGGGATGGCCAACGATTATTTCTATGACAGTAGCTCAAATTTTCACTTTCTATACATCGATGGATAGTTATACGAGATGTTTTGCAGCAAAAGATGAAAAAACGGCTGTTAAGGGAACGGTATATGCTGCGATTGGGATTGTGATTATTGCTCTATCGACTACCTACTTGGGACTTGCAGCAAAAGTTCTTATGCCTAATTTTGAAGCTGGAAACAGTCTGTTAACAACTTTGATTATTCGTTCTTATCCAGTGGGAATAAAGGGATTGGCTTTGGTTGGCATTTTGTCTGCTGTAATGTCGACAGCAGATATATGTATTTTAACAGCTTCGGCTAATGTTACGAACGATATCTACAAAAGATATATCAATAAGAATGCAAGCCAACGGGTTCTACTAAAAGTGGGCATCGCAAGCTCACTCGTAATTGGAACATTCAGTGCAATTATGGCGTGGAAAATGATGGATATTATTAATATTCTTTTTGTCGCCTTTACCATAAATTCAGCGGGATTATTTGTTCCTACAATATTGGGTGTGTTTTGGAAAAAGGGAACTTCTAGGGCTTCCTTTATAAGTATGACCTTATCTCTTGTGACTGTATTAGTATGGTATGGTGCTTCTTCTCTCGGTCTAGCAGGAATATTTTCCGCTCCTCCACTTTGGCCAGGATTGGCAGTTTCATTTGTAAGTTATCTATACTTTTCGCTTAAGGGGAATAAAGGAGCAGGTGAATCAGATCATACCAAGCGATTCATGAATGCTTTAAACAGTCCGGAATAG